TGGATTCCCACGATGGAGAAACTTTGTCAAAATATGCCAAGTTAGTGTGGGAGTTGCATCATGACCAACAAAAAGCTTTATCCTATTTTCAAAGGGCTCTGCAAGCTTCTCCACTTGACAGGTACTCACTTCCCACCTTCATTCTATCTTTTCCCTCTTTACTATTTCACAACTAAGTCATCAACGGTAAATATACACAAACAACCTTGACTAGTGGTTTAAAGCacttattcttttgtttaatattcATGTGCACTGGTTGAACATGTATCAGACACTTGTTAGAGTAACAAATGTGTTAAACATGCATAGAATTTTCGTCAAGTAGATTAGAAAGATGAATAATACTAACTTTGTGTAAATACATTAAGCTAGgttttttaagcatataaatgcaTCAGAATGTctagatttttaaaacatgaTGAGTCTTGTGTCCATGCCATGTCAGCTTAGATGGAGACTAGGTCAACAAGATATTAGTATAAACTGAATCCCTATGGTATAGCGCTTTTACTGTGTTAAGAATgagaataataagaaagaaatgtttGAGGAGGAAGATGCTATAATTTGatgcaaaaaaatttacattgtGTGAATCTTTCAGCCACGTGCAAGCAGCCTATGCCAATTTCCTGTGGGAAACAGAAGAGAATGAAGATGAACAAAGCTTAGTTAAAGAGACAGCAACTAAAACTTACACGGCAGCAGCAACTGCTTGAGATGAAAGTGAATGGCAATGgcaacttctttttcttgtttccttCTTTGTAGAATAATCTCATCATCATTGATAATAAACATTGCtgcaacattttcaaatttgttccAAGTTTCTGAAATGCAATGTTAGTgaagaaacaaacaagaaTAAACAGAGGCAGTAGGGTGAAAGCAAACAAGTTTAAGTATAAGATTTAATGAAAAGGATAATTATCTCTCAAGTCTATTTCCCTCACATTGCCTAACAAGTGCTTGTACTTGAAATGCCAAAATTTCCCCACTTGAATTGCATCTTAAAAACCATCCAAGGGGGAAAAGTACCATCTTATCTTAATAATTAATTCCTCACAAATTAACATTTCCAGTAATGTCAACTCACACGCTCAaaaacacaaactacaaacCAATTCCTAAACCACTCAACACCGGAGACGCTGCTTTTTCTCTGAACCATCAAACGTAGTAACCACCTTCCATATCAAAAACTCTTCCAAAGTTTCATCTCCATAATGGTTATAAACAAACTGGTACTGATTGATTGATGATACTATTGAACCTTGTGGTAACCCCGCTGAGGGAAACCGTTGCCTCTCAACCGACCATAGTCACTTCCGTCCTGGCTGCTTCCTCGACCCAAACTACGAGAACCAAATCGTCCTCTGGGGGCATCTGACTGGTAACTACCTCTCGCTCTGCCTCTTCCTGTTCATGGCACCACCAACAAATGCATCAGAAACCATCCATGTGAGCCAATCCAAACAAATCATCAATTGCAAGGATATGCAAAGTGCTTATTGAAGAACTAGGAAAAGCATATATAGACTCGATATAGATAATTTTCAGAACAGCCAATTGCAGCAATTTGATGGATTTCATTTTGACAAGAAACAATGTAGTAGGTAGTAATAATTCAGATATCTTGGTTAAAGATTTATAAAGAATTTCTTCATTACAATGgtttatgtttaatttggCATTTTTATTCTTGCCTGTATACCAATATATTCAAAAGGTTCCAACTCAAATGCTTAAAAGTGCATGTGGCATGCCTTGACTGTATCATAATGACTACGAAAAACAATAGTATtggaaaacaagaaaagaagttaCGATTGGAACATGCATGATGATTTAGACCTCAAAAACTGAAAtgtcattatatttcatagCTATATTTTCACTTACTTCCTCCCCGAGCACCATTGTTTGGCCTCCGCTCTTCAATGTAGACTTGCCTTCCAGCTATTTGAATAGGAGACGCCTGTAGCAAAACATGccaagattttaaatttaccagaaaaaagtaaaatctaaatctaaacagCACGCAACACAACATGAAACAGAACTTTAATTTGCTGCTTCATACACAAATATGTTCAAAGCACAACTGTCCAGAAAGCCCAAATAGCTTGAAatgttcttttaaaagaaaaacaaacaaaacaaggCTCAATAAAAATCttaagataaaacaaaaattcaaccCCATAAAGATTTGGAAAAGGGAGAAGGTCTAAcaaatacaaatgaaaaacaagtttgaacaacaaaatagttaaaatgcAGCCCAAACCTTTAGAGCGTTTTGAACACCAAGAATATCTTCAAACTCAACAAAAGCATAACAAACCCCAATCTCCTGTACAAAGAAGTATATGGTTAGCCAGCCAGTAGAGATTAACCATCAAAcatcaaaaaataaagtacTGACCTTTCGAGACCTAATAAATACACCATCAGGTAGAATTCTACcaaaatctttaaattcttGCTCAATTTCAGCTTCAGTAACAGAGGGCGGCAAGTTTCTAACATAGACAGATTTTGGTTCACCTGAAGATAGTACAACATAAGACTAATCAGATGCTTTGGAAATGAGAATTATACAAGGTACAACCAACTCATTTAAGTTTCAATGCCTCGAAATGCTCAACAACAGTTCCCATGTAAACACCAATCATAACAATTTTCCCATGTCCCTTAcgcaaaaatttcaaacagcATGCAGAATACTGTACAGCAAATAAGCCTAAGAACAAATATCATATGATATTTCATGTGAAGTATGAATCCCGAATACAACcaacaaaagataattaaaatccCACCTATGAGACCAAAGTATCAATACTCACACACCCCATTATAAAGAGTCAGAGACGGAagtacaaatacaaaaaaacaatgatgATGTTTCAGATTATTAGCATGAATAGATTGTAAGAATGATAATCtaaaaatgaacaaagaatttgACCTTCATCTTCCACACCAAAGCCTTCTTCTATTGTATCTGGTCCAGGTTCGGGAGCATATGACGGTGCAGGGTTTACATGTTGAGGAGCTGGTTCTGGAATATGGTTCCAGTCAGAAGTAGCTGAAGCACTTGGATAAAATGATGGTTGCGGAATAGCTGATTGAGCAGCTTCTGCTCTAGCAGCTCTCAACTACATAGTTTGATATTATCAACATATAAGAAAATGATCTCACATTTGTAACACAAATTCATATATGGCTCAAGATGAAATGAGTGAAAAGAACAGAGCCCTAAGAAGCCTTCAATTAATGActaggataaaaaaaaatcttaatgcATATTGCTTTTCCACTTGTGTTTTCCTCAATctggttatatttcatttataccCATTCTAAtcacaaaaactaaatattaaagGATGCCAGTGCCCTATTGCTATTGTGTGCGCACACATACAGCACACAAACGCAGGCACCAGAACTAAGCACTATCGTAAAGCATACTTACAATGGAAGcataagttttcttttctggtTCTCCAATCGGTTCATCAATCACTGCAGGAAGAGGCTCCTGAACACTGTTAACCACATTTTGATGAGAAGCAACCAAATCCTCCACAGGAGCCTCCTCCACAACAACTTCGGATTCAAATTCTTCTTGTTGCTGTTGCTCAGGAAGGCTGTATTTATCAACTGGATCATCTTCTATATGAACTGAGTCCACATACTCTCTTGCATTCTCCTCCAAAACATAGTCGGAAACTaccaaaacaaattaagagaAGTATCTGATTTAAAAACCAACTGAATGGCTCACGCCTACCTAGAAACTACTTCAAACAATTTCACTTTTAAcgattacaaattttttagacTTTCCAAAACCAATACAAACATGATATAACTACACAAGTAATCCAAAAGATCAAGCGCATCATGTGAAGGGAAAAGAACCCGTTAACTACGACTATGATAAAAGAACTTTCCATCCATTCCAACTATCACGAATCTTTGAGATCTAAAAATAACACACATAGCTACACAAATGTTCCAAAAGATCAAATGCACTGTGTGAAGGGAAAATAACCCACTAATAATGGccatgataaaaataatagaaattatcCCCATCTATAAGTAAAGCTAAAAAGCTAGGAGATTTATTGTCCAATTATTCAATACTATTGGCAGAGTACCTGGTGGCTCTGGAATGGAGTTGGGAGCATTTAGGTCagcttcaaatttattttctgttaaTACAGGCAACGGGCTGTGCTGAACTATCTCCTCCTCCTCGATGAAATGGAATATGTCATTAAGAACAAAGTAACCCTTCTCTTGAGGAGCAAGAAAAAATGTCTGCACAAACTTCCTCATCCTATTAAACTCCTTTGACTTTGCAGAACCTGAAACCACTACTAGAATACCACCATTCCATGAATCCATTGAGTTGATCGTCTTGATTGAAAATGCAGTGAAATTTAGCGACATGACAAGCGTATGTATTTGCTGCAGAATAAAAGCTACAGTAAGCAACAtgtaaacaaaactaaaacttgTTTACAACGTGCATAACGTGCATAACAGAGCAATACACATCAAACAAGTAATAAACAGcgtgtatatttattttatcttgaCCTTCACCCTCACACAAGTGAAAAAATCATAAACCCACTAAATAGTAACCCATAATACATTTCCATAGCTAAAACCCTAACACTACGTAATGatcaacaaattaataacaaatcaaGACGTTGAGCCAAACTGCTGCCAACGacaaaaatcaacaaatgaCGAGATTATCAACTTAGCCAAAACTTAaccaaataacataaaaaatagtcaaacCAGTCTATACTTCACtggaaaaaaaccaaaagtacCAGCATTGTGGAAGCAGTCTCGGAGGAATCACCATCAACCCTTATCATGGAGCTAGCTTCAGAGTAAAACTGGTGAACAAGGTCAGGTTGTTGCCGAAGAACATGATAGTACTGTTCCACAAAGTAAGACCCAACCTGCACCACCATCTCAAAACGCATATCCACTCATCAAACCCAAGAAATGCACAGACACATAGACAAAGACAAggttagaagaagaaagaaacctGGACAGCGCTGACAGATCCAGAATAAGCTGCCATTTTCGcaactataaaagaaaagcagAGGAAAAGGTAAAAGCTCAGTTCACCGAGGAGGACAGCATGCAAAATCCCCACAAATCCTAAAACTCAGTTACGTTAAGTACGATGGTAGGTAGATCCAAGGAGACAAAAAAACAGGAAGCAGAAAACCCTAGAAGGTAAGAGTAGTTAAGAAAATCGGTTAagtttgttaaaaagaaatggcGAATCGTGGATTATCTACGGTGGAAGtgatggaagaaaaaaggCAAAAGGAATAAGCCAAAACAGAGAAGGCGGCGCCGATGAGGAAGCCGGAGATCGGAGAGATGGCGATAAGGAAAAACCTCAAAGGCAAAGAGCAGCTGCTGCAGATCTATGGAAGCGGAAGGTAAAgggattttcttttctttcttttctttcttttttcttttttcttttttcttttttcttttttctttatttcctttttgggTTTTTGGTTACTCACTTTCATACACTAAAAACGATTcgcttttatttatatatacaaaagaaaaattacgaTATTAAATCTCGTCCCTTCGATTACTGGGCCCTACTCTTCATCCGTACCGCCACGTTATACCTAATTCTCAATCAACGGCTAGATCTCCACATGCTTCACGCTTTGCTACGGATGCTTTTGCCGGGTGGGTGGGgttgtttgtttaaaattacCCGACCCGACCCggaaaataattgtaaaatggtattttatgGTTAAATATATTAGAATGTTAAATAATGTCAAGGTAACTTGAAATAATGTGACAAACACTACAATAAATCACtcttcttttatcaaaaaaaaaaaaacattttagaaaagtCCGAAGGGATCGTGGTTGGTTATATCGGCGTCAATGGAATGTAGGATAAATAATCGTTAAATTTTTTGAGTGAATTTTATGGTTCAAATTTATGTTCCAAATAAATGTCAAATTGTTTTAATCATGAAATTTCACCTACCATTCTAgcatatttataatttcaagtTGAAATAgtcataaaaaacaaaaaaaatacgtcgggtgaaaaaaaaaatagaagcaaTAGCTATTTCTTAAAGAAAGACAAACTCAAGAGTTTGTTGaagaatttaacaaaaacaaataaattaaattcgaCTCGCTCATACCTGTTATACTAAAAAACACTTATACTTTTACGATCTAACTCAAACTCAATCCTTGTTGATTTTGACTGTGTTCCTGATTTAGAAATtcagtttctttttcattctaaaatgATAGTAGCATCTTTAGTTACATGGAAGGAAATTAAATTCTCTTGGgtagattaagaaaaatgaataaataatcCATTAGGAAAACTATTGtctataaaacaattaaaattttaggggAATTAAAATAGGTTTTTTTAGGATGATAACTTTAAGTAGAAAAACAGTATGTAATGTTGTCATTATCCTCTCTGCTGGATCATATTGTCATTTCTGAAAATTACTTTTAGCATTTCTCTAAATATAGAAAACTCATTAGAATCTTCAAGAAAATTGGACGCATATGAGAAAGTACTTTCTTAAAATGTACTCATaagatttttactttttctccaattacATTTGAAGATAGCAaactattcaattttaatccctatatttaatcaattatgTTAGTAAAATTAACCTTagattaaacttaaatttgttaaaattgaatttaaaagtaaaattaaacatatgtTGTTTGGTAAAAGGAATAGCAAATAtcattaattgataaaaacaatataacgGAAGATATAAAGGGGTATTCTTCTAAGAGTTTAAATAGATATAACTATTGAAGTTTTAATTGACATAATCcctcaaaatatatatacatttgcttcgaaaaaacaacaaacttgATACTCCTAAAAAAAAACCTGAGCATAGTTATAAGGAAGCATGAAATTCATCAACAAGTGCTAAGAAACGGTGAAAGATGGAGTTTTTTTCCAAGTGTGCAAACTTCAATAGAAGTTAAATCATTTAACAAAAGTGTTTTTTAAGCATTTAAAGAGTGCGAAAATGCAAAGAGTTTAGTATTAGTTGCTAAAAGAGATGGCATCAAAGTTCTAGCTAGGGGTGGACACAATAGACCGAAAACCGAGTTGACCAACTTCATGTGTTGAAAACAGTCAAGAGGGGTTTGGATTTTCCCAAACCGGCTGCAGTCGGTTCGGCTGGAAAACTGACTCCCACCAACCAATGACCACCCCTAGTTTTAGCAATCAGAGATCCCCtccaaattttgattctaaaccAACCATCAAAGCACCATATAATAGGCGTCTGCCTACAGATATAACCACTAAACATTCTTCACAAGAAACAGTATTGGTTGAATTCATTACCTCTCCTGACTACTTGGCAATGATAAATTCTGATATCCAAACCCCTACTCATTGgcacaacaaaaattaaaagacaCGAAGAATTAGGAAGAAGATTCTAGAACTGTCCCCTAGTTTTGTGTTAGCTATACTATACCATACCCATGTCCCTAAAAATCAAAGGTACAGGATGTAAGTAGATCGTATTCGTACATAAGGGGGAAAATTTTGTAGATTACAATTACGAATACTAATACCCTTTTTCTCATCCATTCATATAGTAACTCCCGTAATACGGCTGAGCGACTGAAGCCGGCTGCTGCGATGGTGCGACTGTTGCTTGAGCGGTTGGTTGGGCATAAGTCTGAGCAGAATACGCCTGCTGCTGAAAATTAGCACAATATGTCAATAAATACATAAGTGGAAGTGGTAGTTTTTTTATCAGACAGAGCCTATATATTCTGAAATTCACCAGAGATGAGGAGTTAATACCTGGGCAGGGTATGTAGGAGGATACGTCGCGTAAGTGGAGGCTTGTGACACCGATGTGGACACTTGTGGATTCGTGTATGTGCTTCCATACCCACTATACGAGGCCTGTATTTAAGTACATGAGGGTTATTCTTTACTTTTTCGTCCATTTTTGcaggaaaaattaaaatacccTCAAGTTTCCTCATGAATATTGGAAATTGCAACCTTAAAATCAAAGCATGCCCCGAATATCcaaaatgacaaataatttttctggAAAGGTAGAAATAAAgtatatggaaaaaaagaaataattaaaagggacattttcaaaaatagaaaatatagca
This DNA window, taken from Cucumis sativus cultivar 9930 chromosome 6, Cucumber_9930_V3, whole genome shotgun sequence, encodes the following:
- the LOC101209038 gene encoding nuclear transport factor 2; translation: MAAYSGSVSAVQVGSYFVEQYYHVLRQQPDLVHQFYSEASSMIRVDGDSSETASTMLQIHTLVMSLNFTAFSIKTINSMDSWNGGILVVVSGSAKSKEFNRMRKFVQTFFLAPQEKGYFVLNDIFHFIEEEEIVQHSPLPVLTENKFEADLNAPNSIPEPPVSDYVLEENAREYVDSVHIEDDPVDKYSLPEQQQQEEFESEVVVEEAPVEDLVASHQNVVNSVQEPLPAVIDEPIGEPEKKTYASILRAARAEAAQSAIPQPSFYPSASATSDWNHIPEPAPQHVNPAPSYAPEPGPDTIEEGFGVEDEGEPKSVYVRNLPPSVTEAEIEQEFKDFGRILPDGVFIRSRKEIGVCYAFVEFEDILGVQNALKASPIQIAGRQVYIEERRPNNGARGGRRGRARGSYQSDAPRGRFGSRSLGRGSSQDGSDYGRLRGNGFPQRGYHKVQ